The following proteins come from a genomic window of Miscanthus floridulus cultivar M001 chromosome 2, ASM1932011v1, whole genome shotgun sequence:
- the LOC136538787 gene encoding methionine aminopeptidase 1A-like has translation MEKGASEASPPCARCGKPAQLQCPKCAELKLPRENAAFCTQDCFRAAWSSHKSVHPKPGALASQQSPEGWKYCVRKGRGRALELPRFDWTGPLRPYPISKMRVVPDEIEKPDWALDGIPKIEPDSDLQKRVEIKTPELIERMREICRIAREVLDAAARVIKPGITTDEIDRVVHEETIARGGYPSPLNYHFFPKSCCTSVNEVICHGIPDARKLEDGDIVNVDVTVYYKGVHGDLNETYFVGNVDEASKQLVRCTYECLEKAIALVKPGVRFREVGEVINRHASMSGLSVVKSYCGHGIGELFHCAPNIPHYSRNKAVGIMKAGQTFTIEPMINAGVWNDRLWPDDWTAVTADGKRSAQFEHTLLVTETGCEVLTARLPSSPDVFPWLKKP, from the exons ATGGAGAAAGGAGCCTCGGAGGCGTCGCCCCCCTGCGCTCGCTGCGGCAAGCCCGCTCAGCTCCA ATGCCCCAAGTGTGCTGAACTTAAGCTACCCCGTGAGAACGCAGCTTTCTG CACACAGGATTGTTTTAGGGCAGCATGGAGCTCTCACAAATCTGTTCACCCAAAGCCTGGTGCACTGGCATCCCAGCAGTCTCCAGAAGGTTGGAAATATTGCGTGAGAAAAGGGCGGGGACGTGCATTGGAACTTCCTCGTTTTGATTGGACAGG TCCATTGAGACCATATCCAATATCAAAGATGCGTGTGGTGCCAGATGAAATTGAGAAGCCTGATTGGGCGCTTGAT GGAATTCCCAAGATAGAACCAGATAGTGATTTGCAGAAAAGAGTAGAG ATTAAGACCCCTGAACTCATAGAAAGGATGAGAGAAATATGTCGA ATTGCAAGAGAGGTTTTAGATGCAGCTGCTCGTGTAATTAAACCAGGAATTACAACAGATGAAATTGATAGAGTCGTCCATGAAGAGACAATTGCTAGAG GTGGATACCCATCTCCATTAAATTACCATTTCTTCCCCAAGTCATGTTGCAC GTCTGTCAACGAAGTCATTTGCCATGGAATTCCAGATGCCAG GAAACTTGAGGATGGTGACATTGTAAATGTTGATGTAACTGTATACTATAAAGGTGTTCATG GTGATTTGAATGAGACATATTTTGTTGGAAATGTCGATGAAGCTTCCAAACAGCTTGTGCGTTGCACCTATGAGTGCTTGGAGAAAGCTATTGCATTAG TTAAACCTGGAGTTCGGTTCCGAGAGGTCGGAGAAGTCATAAACAGACATGCTTCGATGTCAGGTTTATCTGTG GTGAAATCTTATTGTGGCCATGGCATAGGGGAACTGTTTCACTGCGCCCCAAACATTCCTCATTATTCAA GAAACAAGGCTGTTGGTATCATGAAAGCTGGGCAGACATTTACAATTGAACCAATGATCAATGCAG GGGTTTGGAATGACCGTCTGTGGCCTGACGATTGGACTGCAGTGACTGCAGATGGTAAACGGAGTGCTCAATTTGAACATACGCTTTTG GTGACAGAGACAGGATGTGAAGTTTTGACGGCACGGTTACCCTCATCACCGGACGTTTTTCCATGGTTGAAGAAGCCGTGA